The Corylus avellana chromosome ca8, CavTom2PMs-1.0 genome has a segment encoding these proteins:
- the LOC132189674 gene encoding glutamyl-tRNA reductase 1, chloroplastic-like, with translation MAVSTTSFSGVKLEATFLKSSPASSWASPSSQLPILRKLIRGKKPLIQRGVRCEVAASDALVQTDKLSALEQLKTSAADRYTKERSSIVVIGLSVHTTPVEMREKLAIPEAEWPRAIGELCSLNHIEEAAVLSTCNRMEIYLVALSQHRGVKEVTEWMSKTSGIPVSELCQHRFLLYNKDATQHIFEVSAGLDSLVLGEGQILAQVKQVVKVGQGVMGFGRNISGLFKHAITVGKRVRTETNIAAGAVSVSSAAVELALMKLPDSSNATAKMLVVGAGKMGKLVIKHLAAKGCTQMVVVNRTEERVAAIREELKGVEIIYKPLTEMLTCAAEADVVFTSTASETPLFLKEHVKDLPSVGPEVGGLRLFIDISVPRNVGSCITDLENVRVYNVDDLKEVVAANKEDRLRKAMEAQAIIAEESKQFEAWRDSLETVPTIKKLRAYAERIRMAELEKCLSKMGDDIPKKTRKAVEDLSRGIVNKLLHGPMQHLRCDGSDSRTLSETLENMHALNRMFSLDTEISVLEQKLRAKVENQK, from the exons ATGGCGGTCTCGACGACGAGCTTCTCCGGTGTCAAATTGGAGGCTACGTTCCTGAAATCTTCGCCGGCGTCGTCGTGGGCCTCGCCTTCATCTCAGCTTCCGATTCTCCGGAAGCTCATTCGGGGAAAAAAACCGCTAATTCAGAGAGGAGTGAGGTGCGAGGTCGCTGCCTCCGATGCTCTGGTTCAGACCGATAAGCTCTCCGCTCTCGAGCAGCTCAAGACCTCCGCTGCTGACC gataTACAAAAGAAAGGAGTAGCATTGTGGTAATTGGGCTTAGTGTTCACACTACTCCTGTTGAAATGCGTGAAAAACTTGCCATTCCAGAAGCAGAATGGCCTCGAGCCATTGGGGAGCTGTGTAGTTTAAATCATATAGAAGAAGCTGCTGTTCTTAGCACCTGCAATAGAATGGAGATATATCTTGTAGCTCTTTCTCAGCATCGTGGTGTCAAAGAAGTGACTGAATGGATGTCAAAG ACAAGTGGGATCCCTGTTTCTGAACTTTGCCAACATCGGTTTTTGCTTTATAACAAAGATGCTACACAGCATATTTTTGAAGTATCAGCAGGTCTCGATTCTCTTGTCCTTGGAGAAGGTCAGATTCTTGCTCAGGTTAAACAAGTTGTCAAAGTTGGGCAAGGAGTCATGGGCTTTGGTAGGAACATTAGTGGGTTGTTCAAGCATGCTATAACAGTCGGAAAGCGTGTTAGGACTGAGACTAACATTGCGGCTGGGGCGGTTTCTGTTAGCTCTGCTGCTGTCGAACTGGCCTTAATGAAGCTCCCTGACTCCTCGAATGCTACTGCTAAAATGTTGGTAGTTGGAGCAGGTAAGATGGGGAAGCTTGTGATCAAGCACTTGGCAGCAAAAGGTTGCACACAGATGGTGGTTGTAAATAGAACTGAGGAGAGAGTTGCAGCCATCCGTGAAGAGTTGAAGGGTGTCGAGATAATATACAAACCCCTCACAGAAATGCTGACTTGCGCTGCCGAAGCAGATGTTGTGTTCACTAGCACAGCATCAGAAACCCCACTGTTTTTAAAAGAGCATGTTAAGGACCTTCCCTCTGTTGGTCCTGAAGTTGGGGGTTTGAGGCTTTTCATTGATATATCTGTTCCTCGTAACGTCGGCTCATGCATCACAGATCTTGAAAATGTGCGAGTTTACAATGTTGATGACCTTAAGGAGGTAGTGGCTGCTAATAAAGAGGATCGCCTTCGGAAAGCAATGGAAGCACAAGCTATTATAGCTGAGGAATCAAAACAATTTGAAGCATGGAGGGATTCATTGGAGACCGTTCCTACCATTAAGAAATTGAGGGCTTATGCTGAAAGAATCAGAATGGCGGAGCTAGAAAAATGCTTGTCAAAGATGGGTGATGATATTCCAAAGAAAACAAGGAAAGCTGTGGAGGATCTTAGCCGAGGAATCGTGAACAAGCTCCTTCATGGGCCAATGCAGCATCTGAGATGTGATGGGAGTGACAGCCGGACCCTGAGTGAGACCCTTGAGAATATGCATGCTCTTAATAGAATGTTCAGCCTCGACACAGAGATATCTGTGTTAGAACAGAAGCTTCGAGCCAAGGTTGAAAACCAGAAGTAA